One window of the candidate division TA06 bacterium genome contains the following:
- a CDS encoding type II toxin-antitoxin system HicB family antitoxin: protein MNFKIEYEQEADGRWLAELPQIPGVMAYGATQREAMAKAEALALRVLAE, encoded by the coding sequence ATGAATTTTAAAATTGAATACGAACAGGAAGCTGACGGCCGCTGGCTGGCAGAGTTGCCGCAAATTCCGGGGGTGATGGCCTATGGGGCAACTCAGCGGGAAGCAATGGCCAAAGCCGAAGCGCTGGCTTTAAGGGTACTGGCCGAGTAG